The window GCTATTTAAATGAAGCCAATGTTAATGGTGAGTCAAAACCAGCTGATAAAAAACAAGGTGATCAAGTCTATGCCGGAACAATTCTAGAAGATGGTACCTTGACGGTAGAAACTACAGCAGCTGGAGATGATACTACCTTTGGTAAAATTATCGAAATGGTAGAAGAAGCTCAAGATTCTAAGTCTCATACTGAAAAATTAATCAATCGTTTTTCTAAATACTATACTCCAGCGGTATTAGTGATTGCGATTATCGTAGGCTTAATTACTAGAGACTTCAAATTAACGATTACAGTAATGGTTCTGGGCTGTCCCGGTGCTTTGGTTATTGGCGTTCCCGTTTCAACTGTCGCTGGTATTGGTAATGGGGCTAAGAACGGCGTGATGTTTAAAGGCTCACAAGTAATGGATGCGGCTCGTAAAGTTGATGAGATTGCCTTTGATAAAACTGGTACGTTAACAGTTGGCCATCCTGAGGTAAATAAAATTGAAGTTTTGAGTGGTAATAAGGATGAAATTATTAATCTTGCTGCCAATATTGAATCTCAAAGTAATCACCCGTTAGCCAAAGCAATGGCTAAACTAAGTGAGCAGAAGATTGATCAAATCGAGACTAAGACAGTTAAGGGCAACGGTATGATAGCTGACTTGGATCGAGAAAAATATTATTTAGGGAATTTAGCTTTAATTGAGGAAAATACCTTTGCTAATTCTAAATTAACTCAAGTGGTTAATAAATTAAGTAATTTGGGAAACTCTGTTGTAGTCTTAGCTAATAGTAATCAAAGTAAATTGGCTGTTTTCGGCATTAAAGATCGTCTTCGCCCAGAAGCAGAAGCTGCATTAAGGCAATTGAAGCAACTAGGTATCAAGAAGTTGATTATGCTTTCAGGTGATAATCAAGAAACTGCTCAACAAATTGCGGCTGATTTGCCAATTGATGAAATTCATGGGCAAATGTTGCCAGCAGATAAGGCACAATTTGTTAAGAAGGAACAAGAAAATGGTCATCATGTTGCCTTTATCGGTGACGGCATCAATGATAGTCCGGCGTTAGCTAATGCCGATATTGCTATTGCGATCGGTAGCGGTACGGACGTTGCAGTCGATGTTTCAGATATTGTTTTAGTTAAAAATGATTTGCGTAAAATTGCCGATGCTTTATCAATTTCTAAACGAACGGTTTTAAATATGAATGAAAATATTGGGATTGCATTGTTAACTGTGTTGTTATTGTTTATTGGATTATTTACAGGTTATGTCGAGATGGCTAATGGCATGTTTATTCATGAATTCAGCATCTTGGTCGTAATCTTAAACGGGATGCGTTTAATTAAAAATCATCGAAAAGTTGACGGCCATCAATTTTCTGATAAAGAAAAAGATTTAGCATTAAACATGTAAGGAATAAGAAAGGAAGATTTTTATGCAAAAAGTAATGATGAAGTTAGGTGGCATGACTTGCCCATCTTGTTTAACCAAGATTGAAAAGGCGGTTGAAGATGTCGATGGTACAGATCAAATCAAGGTATTATTTAATGCCGGTAAGTTAAAGTTCATGATGAATGCTGATAAGGCTAATGTTGACGATGTTAAAACAGCAATCGAAAAGATGGGCTATGAAGTCAAGGGTGTAAAGGCAAAGGAGCTAGACTAATGAAGGCTGAGGAAGCATACAAGGCAGAATTAAAGCAAAGTGATATTGATCATCATACGCCTACAGCTGGTGCAATGGTGGATCACATTATTGCTAATTTATTAATCCATACTTTGAAAATAGATCAAGCTAAGTTCTTCGCCAAGGGTTCGGCTAGTTTATTTTTAGAACAGCATGCTGATGAGTGGATCAGATATGAACAGAATGAGTTTAACCAGTTAAATCAAATTTTAGTTAATAACGGCGAAAGTATTCCTACCACTACTGATCAATTTAAAGAATATACTATGCTTGAGGAGAATGGAGCAAGTAAGTACGAAAATGGGCAAGATCAACTTTTTGCTTTAGTAAAAGACTTTGATACACAAATTTTATTTATTACTAAAGCAATTGCCTTAACTCAAAAAGAAACTTGGCCAGAATTGAGTGCTAATTTGATTGAACTGCTAGCCTGGATTAAGGAACAAATCCGTCAATCGCAAAACTTTTTAGGTCATGAATTGCGTGAAAGATTGTATACTGAAGAAGATGATGACGACGATGATTTTTAACTAAAGGAAGTTTTTAGATGGCAGAGTTATGTGTACATTTAGTTCCATTATTTAATGCATTACCAACAAATGATCAAATGCAAATAGAAGAACTAGTTCACCATCAAAATTATCAAAATGGTGAATTAGTAATGGATCCTACTTCAAGTAATAATTTAGTAATTGTTGCTCATGGTGGTGCCCGCCTTTATACTTTAGACGAAAATGGCCGTGAAAATATTACCCAGATTTTAAAGACGGGTGATTATGCGGGTGAAAACTGGTTATTTGGTGAAGCAAATACGAATACTTATGTGGAAGCTACAGAAAATAGTGATATTTGTTTACTCAACCGAAATGATTTTTTAGCTTTAATGAAAAAGAAACCAGAATTAAGTATTCAACTCTTAGAACAAAATATTATTAAAGTACGTGCTATGCATAAGCAAATTCAATTATTAAGTTTGCCTAAGGTAGAAGATCGACTATTGAGTTATTTACAGGCTTATGCAAAACAAGTGAATAAAAATTCATTTACTTTGCCCCTAAAAATGAAAGATTTAGCCTTGTATTTAGGCACTACTCCCGAAACTTTATCGCGTAAATTTGTACTGTTAGAGAAGCAGGGGAGCCTAAAACGAAAACTACGTCATATTGATTTATTATAGTTATTAAAGATCTACGAACTAACTGGTTCGTGGATTTTTTGATTATCGGAAATTAATAAAGAGTAGTTTTTAAATTCAAAAAGGAATTGCTCCTTTGATAAAATTTTATTAAAGGAGGGAGACAATATGTCACTAATTTATATTCGTCAAGCAGCCAAAAATGACCTTGAACAAATCATGCCGATTATTGATGAGGCAAAAAAGTTTTTAAAAGAAGAAGGAAATCCGCAATGGCAAAGTGGTTATCCCAATGTTGAGACTATTACAGCCGATATTAAAGACGGGGCCGCTTGGGTCTTAATCGTTGATCAGAAAATTGCTGGTTATACTGCAATTACGGATGGACCTGATCCTAATTACAAGCAGATTGATGGAAAATGGAAGAATGATCTTGATCCTTATGTGGCCATTCATCGCGTTGCAATTTCTGATGAGTATCGCGGGATGCACCTTGCTAGCTATTTAATGAGCAGTTTGATTTCAATGCACTATGCGGAAGGCATAAGGAATTATCGCGTTGATACTTTTCGAACTAACGACGTAGTTCGGCATATTGTTGAAGACGCTGGCTTTGTAAAACGTGGTAATATTAAGAATATGGATCCAATTGATCCATACCGCGTTGCTTTTGAATTAAATTTATAGTTTTAGAATAAATAGAGGGGGCTTAATTGCATCCCTCTTTTTTAGTAGCATCTAATTAAATAGATTGTTAATTAAAGGAAACAAAAATTATGAAAATTGGATTTATCGGTATCGGTGTAATGGGTACAGGAATTATTAATAACTTACGGAAAAATAATTATGATGTAACTGTCTATAATAGAACAAAAGCTCATGCGCAAACAGTTTTGGATAATGGGGCTAAATGGGCAAACAATCCAGCTGAACTAACTAAAAAAGTTGATATTTTATTCACTATGGTTGGCTTTCCAAAAGATGTTGAAGATATTTATTTTGGTCAGGATGGTATCTTGATTGTCGCCAAAGCTGGTCAATATATTGTTGATATGACCACGAGTAAACCTAGTCTGGCACAAAAGATTGGTCAAATTGGTGAAGAAAAAGGCTTACATATCTTAGACGCTCCGGTTTCTGGTGGGGATATTGGCGCCAAAAATGGAACTTTAACGGTCATGATCGGTGGCCATAAAGAAGACCTTAATCATTTGCATGATTTATTCATAACCTTTGCTAGCAAATTAAATTATTTTGGCAGTTATGGTAGTGGACAACATGCTAAGATGGCTAATCAAATTATGATTGCTGGAACCAACCATGACTGGCATGACCGAAATGCTGGTATATGTTAAAGCGGCACATTTAAATTTAGAACAAATTTGTCAAACCTTGCAGTCTGGTGTAGCAGAGAATTTTAGTCTAGATTCATATGGTCCAAAAATATTGCAGGGTGATTATACACCTGGTTTTTTTGCTAAACATTTTTTAAAAGATTTGCGTATTGCCTTAGAAGAAGCTGATAAGATGCAGTTAGATCTGCCTGCGACTGAAGAAGCAAGGCATTTATATGAAATCTTGGTTGACCAAAAGAAATTGGGCAATGATGGAACACAAGCTTTGATTAAGTTGTGGTGGAAGTAATGAGTTTCAGAACATCATTAGCTGATAAAATGCGGCAGCCGCTGTAGTTTTGCTAATTTGTTTTGTACTCAATTTTACCTTAAAAAATAGAACTAAACCGGAATTATAGTGAGATCAATGAAAATATATAATTATATCAATAAAGTTAAAAAATTAGATATTCTTTTGTCAAGGGAGATTGCTCAAATATTATTGCGACAGGGCGTTCCTTTTCCTAAATCACAAATTGAAGTAGTTATATATTTATATCATCATCAAGATCAAGTTGTGTATCAGCGTGACTTGCCGGATGTTTTGGGAATTACGCGACCAATGGCTAATGGGTTAGTAAAACATCTGATTCAGAAAAATGCTGTAAAATTAATCGAAGATTCAGATGATTCAAGATTAAAGCGTATTAAATTAATGCCAGTAGTAATAGCGGATATTGATTCTCGAACTGCTGCTTTTGCTAAAGAATTTAACCAAATGGAAGGTAAGATGACCAAAGGCTTTACTCAGAAGCAGCGTGATGAGTTCGATCAATTGTTGGTAAGAGCTATTAAAAATTTAGAAGAAAAGTAGGAAAATGAGCTTCACTTTTGGGTGTAAAACTCATTTTTTATGATAATTTTTGATATTAAAATGATATTTTAATTATCTAAATCACGTATCATTATTAATGGAAAGAGGTGATAAAATGCAAAAAATTACTTACTATAATTCTCCCGTTGGTCAAATTCTACTAGCTAGTGATGAACAAGGCTTAACTGGTTTGTGGCTTCATAGCGATCGCTTTTATGCTGATAATTTAGCTAAAGATCATCAACTTGGTAAAAATAAATATTTAGATGATGCTATCAGATGGCTTGATATTTATTTTGCAAGAAAGGATCCTAATTTTCTCCCTAAATTACATTTAATTGGGACAACTTTCCAAAAACAAGGAGTTGGGAGTAAATTAATAGAGTTTTCACTAAGTAAAATGAAACGACCAGTTTATTTAGAAGTATTAACGGGTAATCCAGCAAAAGAATTATATTTGCACAAGGGATTTAAATTCTGTAAACATTAATCAGGAAAGATGCCAGGAAACGAAGATTTCAAAGTTGAAGTGGATTTATTAGTTTACAGGTAGAAAAAAGAGTTAAAGATATTTAGTAGATATAATGAGCTGCAAGAGTTACTAACTTTTGTTGCTTTTTTATATTGAAGATAAAACAAGATGATGATATTTTTTAATTAAAAGATAGGAAGAAGTGAATACCATGATTATTCGTAGAGTAACGATGGATGATTTAGAAGAAGTAGTAAATCTAGAATCTGCTGCATTTAAGATGACTAAAGAGCAAACCAGAGACGATATGGTTGGAAGAATTGAAAATTATCCTGATACTTTTTTGGTAGTACAAGAAGATGGTAAAGTAATTGGTCATATTTTTGGTCCTGCTTTTAATAAACGCTACATTGAAGATGAACTATACTTTAATAATCATCCCAATCAAAAAGATGATCGGTATCAAATGATATTAAGCTTGGCTGTTTTGCCTGCATATCGTAAACAGGGAATTGCAACAAAATTAATTGAAGCATTGGTGCAAGTTGCTAAAAAGCAAAAGCGCCGAGCCATTTCTTTAACTTGTTTACCAAAATTGATTAAATTTTATAAAAAACGTGGTTTCCATAATGAAGGAAAAACTAGTGATGATATTCCAGATCCAACTGGTGTTACTAGTGT of the Lactobacillus gasseri ATCC 33323 = JCM 1131 genome contains:
- a CDS encoding GNAT family N-acetyltransferase — translated: MSLIYIRQAAKNDLEQIMPIIDEAKKFLKEEGNPQWQSGYPNVETITADIKDGAAWVLIVDQKIAGYTAITDGPDPNYKQIDGKWKNDLDPYVAIHRVAISDEYRGMHLASYLMSSLISMHYAEGIRNYRVDTFRTNDVVRHIVEDAGFVKRGNIKNMDPIDPYRVAFELNL
- a CDS encoding DNA-binding protein; translation: MKAEEAYKAELKQSDIDHHTPTAGAMVDHIIANLLIHTLKIDQAKFFAKGSASLFLEQHADEWIRYEQNEFNQLNQILVNNGESIPTTTDQFKEYTMLEENGASKYENGQDQLFALVKDFDTQILFITKAIALTQKETWPELSANLIELLAWIKEQIRQSQNFLGHELRERLYTEEDDDDDDF
- a CDS encoding heavy-metal-associated domain-containing protein, producing the protein MQKVMMKLGGMTCPSCLTKIEKAVEDVDGTDQIKVLFNAGKLKFMMNADKANVDDVKTAIEKMGYEVKGVKAKELD
- a CDS encoding GNAT family N-acetyltransferase, whose protein sequence is MIIRRVTMDDLEEVVNLESAAFKMTKEQTRDDMVGRIENYPDTFLVVQEDGKVIGHIFGPAFNKRYIEDELYFNNHPNQKDDRYQMILSLAVLPAYRKQGIATKLIEALVQVAKKQKRRAISLTCLPKLIKFYKKRGFHNEGKTSDDIPDPTGVTSVNMVRTL
- a CDS encoding Crp/Fnr family transcriptional regulator translates to MAELCVHLVPLFNALPTNDQMQIEELVHHQNYQNGELVMDPTSSNNLVIVAHGGARLYTLDENGRENITQILKTGDYAGENWLFGEANTNTYVEATENSDICLLNRNDFLALMKKKPELSIQLLEQNIIKVRAMHKQIQLLSLPKVEDRLLSYLQAYAKQVNKNSFTLPLKMKDLALYLGTTPETLSRKFVLLEKQGSLKRKLRHIDLL
- a CDS encoding heavy metal translocating P-type ATPase, encoding MVKIQQFFVKHQKIILALNTVLILFAETAKWLFHINAAYQVLMLIVGIIGLIPILLTAISSLKVKLVSIDVLVSLAVIGAIVIGEFNEAAIVTWLFALGDVLEELTLKKTRKAVSDLTKMAPKTALVLQDDGATKEEDVDFIDLGEKILIKTGDQVPVDGKIVAGSGYLNEANVNGESKPADKKQGDQVYAGTILEDGTLTVETTAAGDDTTFGKIIEMVEEAQDSKSHTEKLINRFSKYYTPAVLVIAIIVGLITRDFKLTITVMVLGCPGALVIGVPVSTVAGIGNGAKNGVMFKGSQVMDAARKVDEIAFDKTGTLTVGHPEVNKIEVLSGNKDEIINLAANIESQSNHPLAKAMAKLSEQKIDQIETKTVKGNGMIADLDREKYYLGNLALIEENTFANSKLTQVVNKLSNLGNSVVVLANSNQSKLAVFGIKDRLRPEAEAALRQLKQLGIKKLIMLSGDNQETAQQIAADLPIDEIHGQMLPADKAQFVKKEQENGHHVAFIGDGINDSPALANADIAIAIGSGTDVAVDVSDIVLVKNDLRKIADALSISKRTVLNMNENIGIALLTVLLLFIGLFTGYVEMANGMFIHEFSILVVILNGMRLIKNHRKVDGHQFSDKEKDLALNM
- a CDS encoding MarR family winged helix-turn-helix transcriptional regulator translates to MKIYNYINKVKKLDILLSREIAQILLRQGVPFPKSQIEVVIYLYHHQDQVVYQRDLPDVLGITRPMANGLVKHLIQKNAVKLIEDSDDSRLKRIKLMPVVIADIDSRTAAFAKEFNQMEGKMTKGFTQKQRDEFDQLLVRAIKNLEEK